ccggtatctaaagtccctgcactacctaaTCTGGGGTAcaggcaacaggggtatgagtactcccctggcctgagaagtggcaggtgcggcctgagccgaaaccacctgagcaaggccagtgcaaactgtcaatatctgagccaaagcctcatgtaggcctggaatctcaatggtcacagctggtgcctgagctggtcccgccgGCTCAACTACATCTGGAATCgtctcctgagctggagcaactggtggtgctgCTCCAGCTACTGTACGAGCTACATCTCGACCTCTACCttggccccggcctctaccatgcccccagcctctcgcggccctaactggtggcactggtggatgaccgtctgatccggtagtatgtgttctcaccatctgtgagagaatagaataacagaattttagtttttcagaATCAACAAGTTCACACgtcagaatacaagaaagtaaaattttcctaagggtttggcagcctctcgaagataagtaaagatatctccgtaccgatccgcaagactctactaaacctgctcatgactcgtgaaacctatgtaacctaggctctgataccaacttgtcacgacccaaaatctcacctgtcgtgatggcacctatatcaatactaggcaagccgacaatctcaataaaccaccatatctttgaagtttgaaaacaaaatatttaaattcagcggaataaaactcacaaatacatatataaacactcacaaaactcggtgtcactgaaTACATGAGAATCTAATATGAACATAAAGTCTCACTGATAAAACaatgtctgaaagtatagaatagtacaataactgaaagaaagagagtcaaggtcagcggactccaggcagctaccttgatagtctccaactgatagcactTTTAGATCTAACGGTCGTCGTatccgaaagtacctggatctgcacacgaggtgcaaagttagtatgagtacaaccaactcaataagtaacaagactaacctctaggctgaaagtagtgacgagctccgcaggtataATCCgatataaataatggtacagaaatgtaggcatgctttcaagtttaacagttaaactcagtacaagttaaatagatcaatattgcatgatatgaggaatatgacatctcagtggaaagacctcatgtaatactggtcacaaatcattcggtcactcggtactgtttatcaCCTCCTCAACCGggagtatgtatgtgtgtgtgtgtgtgtgtgtatatatatatatatatatatatatatatatatatatatatatacacacacacacacacacacacatacacacgacTGACAGTTAGTCACTcggtaccgtataaggccaatccagccatGAGATAATTTATCCCAAAATGTAAATGATACGTACAAggtccatgtccagggaaattcatcacaatataaataagtaaggcaagtccatgcgctgggaagtccatcccgaatatataatcatcaACGCTCactggggtatgtacagactccggaggggctccttcagcccaagcgtgatataaaaccggtatggcctactgcaggcgggcagtcctgatccgtataataataaagcctataaggcctgctgcaggcgggaagccccgatccatataatagtaaagtATAATGCCTGCTGCAGGCGGAcaatcccgatccatataataataataataatatatataaagccaatatgaccTGTTGCGATGcacagctcgatcccataaatatcctcacaatggataaatatgactgagtgtgaaatgtatatttttaaaataattaatttaacagccccaaaatatcggcacgtagcctaaacatgatctttaataagagcctcagctcaatttctctaacacatgggaaatgttcagataataacatgattctttaattttttacaacttcacagaatttattcaagtcacaattttaATGGTGCACCTCCACACGCTCATCaactatcatgtgcgtcaccttcaaataatttatataacaccaattcggggactcataccctcagaaccaaatttagaagtgttacttacctcaacccgtgtaattcttttattcttctatgcctttgcctcgtgaattggcctccaaacgcctcaaatctagccacaaataatccgattcagttaataaaaattattggaattaattccatatgaaaatacaaattttccataaaaatccaaaatttaattcaaaaatcatctgtggggcccatgtctcggaacccgacaaaagttataaaatccgaaagcctattccaccacgagtctaacaataccaattttaccaaaatccgacctcaactcgccctaaaatcttcaaattaaactaagagggttttctaaatttttcaacttaatccacccattaaatgatggattcaaaggcataatcatggaaattaaccaaaactggataagaatcacttaccccaaacacccacgtaagaatctctccaaaaatcgtcttctaccgagctcccaattcgattttgtgttatgaactcaaaactctcgttttggaacttttaattctgcccagatatgacttcatcgcgaatgcgacctcACCCTCACGTTCGTGTAGAACAATCTGACTGCCCCTCGAATTAACCGTTCGTTGACCCcttccttcgcgaacgcaaaggtcaAATGCACGGGGTCCCCAGCTGcctcctctcttcttcgcgaacgcatcgccctactcgcgttcgcgatgctttctCAGTCCAAACCTTCGCGTTTGCGTCCtctccttcacgaacgcgaagaacaaaattccTCAGCCCACAGAtaccctttgcgaatgcgagaccCCTCTCGTGAAtgcgtaagaggaaaccagaagaaACACACCAGCAGTCTTCAGCCAACATGCTAAGTCcgaaaatgatctgttaaccatccgaaattcacccgaggccctcgggacctcaaccaaacataccatcaaggcccaaaacatcatacgaacttagtcgagtcttcaaatcacatcaaacaacgctaaaatcacgaatcataccccagttcaagcctaatgaactttaaaatttcaaatttctacaaacgacgccggaacctatcataTCACGTCCgatcgacctcaaattttgcacccaagtcataaatgacataacagacctattccaattttcagaatcgaattccgaacccgatatcaaaaagtcaactccccggtcaaacttttcaaaaatgcaactttcgtcatttcaagcctaaccCCACTATAGACcttcaaatcacaatccggacacgctcctaagtccaaaatcacctaacaaaactaacggaaccatcaaaatttaaatccggggtcatttacacataagtcaatatccggtcaactttttcaacttaagttttcaattatgagaccaagtgtcccaattcactctgaaatccttccagacccgaactaactaacccgataagtcataaaataactgtaaagcataacttGAGAAGTAAATTGGCAAACGGAGTTATAATACTTAAAATGAtcagctgggtcgttacatcttctGAATGAACTTTTTGTAGTCTGACCCCTTCAATATTGGGGGTGTTCCCGGGATCTTATCGACCTTGGAGTTATAAGTttcaccttcttgtcgttggcctcTATCTTTTTTCTCACCAGACTCCACTCATTTTGTCAACGCTTCGAGCATCTTCATCACCTTGAAAGTTTCCCCGAGCCTGAATTCATCTGATTCCATGACAACTTGTTCATTCCTTCGAGTATTTTCCCTGCTCCGCTCGGGCTCGACCATGTTAGGGATGTAACTCTGGGTTTGTAACTGCGCTATTGCCGATTGCTGAGTTTGCAAGATTTCGAAAATCAATCGCAACCTCACCTATCACCTTCACCTTCGGGTGCTTCTCGAGCCGATGGTCGGGGTGCCCCGTGAACGTTATTTTTGGGTCAGTTGGTAGATTGACATTGATGGCAACCTGTGAGTTAGCATCGGCCGGATCGGCGATTGGAACACCATTGGGATCAACAAGGTGCACATCATTGCTAGGTACCACATTTTTGTTCTCGCCTTGGTGTCCTGACTCGGCGTCAACattcaagtgagcagactgagaatttgacatcCTTAGGTTAACCTAAAATCtaaacttcaaagaacaagcgtaaaacagggtgtgttatggagaatcgtatcaaatcaccactattattcttagccccacggtgggcgccaaattgtttactcttaaaatgagtaacaattaaatttgcaCGCGGTTTAAAAGACacgtgatttaattcaatacgaatgatctaagaacaacaagtaattaaattaaagagagaATAAATGATCAACCCAATCGTAATGCAACAATCAAGTCTGGTCTCAATTTGAACGCTGAAATTTGGCCTCGACCGAACCCTCGATCTCGGTTACGATTAAAGAAGAGAATGGCTTAAGAACACTTTGAATAATAGCTAGAAGACAAAAAtgaacttttattgctttgatacgCATGTCAACAGTGTGTTCAAATGAAAAAACAACTCTCCTCTTTATATATTAGGAGAATTTCAGTCCTAAtataagtctaaataaggtaaaaatcttctttttcggTAAATATCGATCCGTAGTTGATATCGGACGAGATTTGTGCCGCAATATTTGGTTGAGGGCGAATATTACGGCTTCATACTTGTCATGCCCAACACTTCCTCCTTTTCCCGTGGGCTCGAAATTTTACTTGGCTCGGGTTCGTTGTTTTGCCGTGTCCAACCCCAGATGCATCGTTCACTCTTCCCGAGTTCGGATACGAGGGATCCTTCGACCTTGTTTGTAGTTATGTCGGACTATGCTTCCCTCTCATTTCCTTATTGGGGAGTCGGAAAAAACATtgcccccgattttacccgtacacacaAGCAATAgtagattttaaattttaatttgacgGGTTCAACCTTTTAGTTTTTACTACTTCGAGCTCCACGGTTTTTGGAATTTCGCTATAAGAACTCAAGATCATATTCTACAAATTATAATTCATGCTACTAAAAATCACGATTCTCAATCTCGTTTGAATTTTGATATTGTGATTCATCGGCAcaaatttgtatttttaaagAAGTTTTATTACTTGCCACTTGCCTACGATTCAATTATCGTGCAACCACATAAACCATTTTGATCAAAGAATTAAAATGgaccatgcatattttaatggGGTTTTTATACAGTATGAtctttctcaaaataatagtcgaaaataACACGTTTCTTTGGTATATTGATGTATAATATACATATGTTTACTAatctatatattttgtatgtttgACTAACAGCCATAGTTATTTTGATCAACCGACGAAATGTGTTAAAAGCCTTATTTTAATCAATACAAAGAGCAAATTGAGTTCTACACAAAAGTTAGTTTTGAACAATATAATCTAAGTGATTTTCTCTCATTTACTCAaagttaaatatattattttggaTTGACTATTTAGAAAACAAAAGGGTGAACACCATTCAACTCTAGAGTCTACTTTAATTTAATCATCACTAAATATAGATGTTATGATCGAGCCAGCCCAGTTAAAATAGGGAAAGAAAGGGGCGAACGACACAGTTGCAGTATTTTCAATGAGGAACGACGCCGTCTGGTGAAGAAGGAATTAGTTAGGTTAACGAAATTAACCACCATATTAAAAAGGCTAAGCAGCGGATGTGAACGGCTGAGATTAATTTTAATCAATGGCTGAGATCTTTTGCTCTAAAATATTTAAACCCAACGAATTCTGGTAAATTCCCATTCTCCTATTATTGCAGCTTTCGTCTTCCCTCCCATTTTCTCAAAAATGTCGCAACTGGATCCAACTATCTTCAAAACCATAGTCCCATCCCGCTACATTACCTTCATAATCCCAAACCCTTTACTTCATCTCGATCACTTCCATTCTCAAGAACTCCGCATTTCAATTCTTGATTCACCCCTCCCTTCAAAACCGACTCAAATTGCAGCAATGTTAGTTCCAATAAATCGCGAATCAGACTGGATTTTTTCTACAGAACAAGGTCATCTTCAACTCCTCCTCACTTTTTCTCATCTCTCTCGCCTCATAATCATCGGCAATTCACCGAATTCGCCACACCCCACTTCGTATAATCATTCTCCAGTACTCTCCAATTGTATAGCTGATTCATCTGTTGTTGAAGAAAAATTGTTGCCGTTGTTGATTGAGTTGACACCCACATTGGCATTTCGTCGAACAGGTGGTGGGCTACCTGAAATACCTGAAATTCCGTTCTTGAGCTATGAAGATGGGGTAATTCGGAGTCTGGTATTGGAAAGATGTGTTGGACAATGTGTTGGAGAAATGCTGGTAGAAGATGTGGAGTTGGAATTGGAAAATGGGGATAGAGAGTTTAGGAGGAGATTGAGATTCAAGAGAATGCCGAATTTGGTACAAACTCAGATAAGAATCCGTCCCAAGAAAGTGGATTTTGTTGATATGGAAGGCGTTGAATTTGAGGTAGTTGATGATGGGATTCTAGTTAATCCTTATTTGACTCCAATGGTAGCTGGTCTTTCAGTAATCGCTTCATATTTGGATGCGCAAATTGGAAAAGGGATAAAGCCAAAAGCCTTGTGTTTGGGTGTTGGAGGAGGGGCGCTTCTTGGTTTTTTGAGTTCCCAATTAGGTTTTCTAGTCTTGGGTGTTGAGATTGATCATGTTGTTTTGGAGGTTGCAAGGAGATATTTCGGGTTGGTACATGGTGACTTAGTCCATGTGTGTGTTGGAGATGCGATAGAAATGATTGAAAAATTCGCGACTAGTGTAGAAAATGATGGTTTACATGGTTGTTGTGATTTGGACGGGAGTGattgtttgggccaatttcatgGTAAGTTTGATGTGATCATGGTTGATTTAGACTCGAGCAATGCTAGTATGGGTACGAGTGCTCCTCCTCTACAGTTTTTGCAAAAGTCGGTGTTGTTGGCTGCAAAGACATTGCTTAGCAAAGATGGTGCTGTAATCATAAATGTGATTCCTTCAGACCAGTCATCTTACAAGCAAGTAATTGCTGAATTTCAAGAAGTTTTTGCAGGGCTGTATGAGATAGATGTTGGGAATGGAGAGAACTTTGTTCTAATTGCCTCTACCTCAGAAATTGGACATGTTTTCTGTCATTATCAAAGTAAATTTCCGAATAAGTTGAAACAAGTATCAGGATCTTATGTGGACTCTATAAGAATGATCTGAAGGATTCTTGGTAGCTAAGCTCTTACAGATAACTCAGTGAAAATGTGCAGAAAGGATGAGTCATAGGATAAAGATGAGTCTAATATTTTTTTGTTGATACAGGAATCAAATTGTATATAGTTCATTTGTTGGTATCTTGGAGGATTACAAGCATGATTCTTGCTTTCCTATTGGTTGTTTTTGCATTAGTTGCTActtcaaattgtatttttttGTTGATACAGGAATCAAATTGTATATAGTTCATTTGTTGGTATCTTGGAGGATTACAAGCATGATTCTTGCTTTCCTATTGGTTGTTTTTGCATTAGTTGCTACTTCATTAATCTTTGAATTTTGGAGCTAACAGTTAACAGATCTTCCCTATAAGTAGAGAAAGCCGCCCACAGCTCTCTGTTTGCCGTTTTCTTAGGAGTTGTTGATGGTATTGGAACAATTGATATCATATAAAATCTCATATAGACAATAGTGTTTGGTTGCTTTGTTGGCATAAGCAAAAGTAATCAAGCTTTTGGTTGGCAGTATTAAATAGTACCTCCATCAAGTTATGTGAAAATTTATCTACTCCATTATTTATAAGGATAAATAAGATTACGTTaaactatttaaaaataaaaatatccttTTAAAGTAAGTAATTCGTGTATAACGATCCTTCATTATTAATAAGGGCATAACAATCCTTTCATTGCTACTTCTTGCATAAACAATCATTGCATTATAATCTCCGCATAACTAGTATgcaaacagaaaaaaaaattctcCCTAACATAATAAAATCCAAATTGGAGTTGGTACAATATGAAAGCAGGACCCTAGCCTTCAGGGTGGTTGTTGGCTCATTGGTTAATTTATTAGGTAAAGAAAGCTCTTCTTCATTCTTTCCTCCACCAACGTGCATATGGGTGTATTCAATGGCGAAAATAGGAATTTTTCTAAGAGCGTTCAAGATTTAACATAAGTGGCGGATCCAAAATTTTAAAGTTATGGGCTCCCACCGATAAAAATatcagaagaagaggaaaaatgaaTTTAGTGATGGGTGATCACTCAATACTTATCtaaaattttttataattacctATATAAATTTATTAAGTTTGGCCAAAGACAATGGGTGCTTAAGCACCTGATCACGCTCAACACTAGTCcgaaaaggataagcggtcgctgcaaatataatccggtataaaagtccggagtcaaatcccacagagaactaaggtttaacTACAACTGTTgactatcactaagaagacaagctcgaacaattcctaagttataaatacaaagattcttatcttaaactaattaactaacaaattaaagaagTGAactaacaactaaagatactaaggggtggagacaagattaaggaggtctagagttatgatttccccaattgtcggaatccttcccgctacgtcttCTACAAtatcgcctaagtattctctaccgatcgtgagtactttgggtgtcgtagctctctctcgagcaactaccacaatttactagacgtattctctcgaactacgctagctggcactaattcatcgctcactacgatcgcaccaaggtttcgttatctctaatcccgcctttaaaccctccatattgatctctcacatatattaggagtgatgttgttcaacaattacctaaatgtGTACTCTCTCGAGCAATATACATACTAAATAAGCACAGTCAATTgttggtcattcaatcaacagcaataaatacgtagttgaacaaatagagaaatccaacgactcaattatataaaaacataataagaattcatcttacaaaaggttccatcaaaaccctagataacaaattagttattcataatagtatgcaaaactacaatactagaattcataaccaataatgaaaataggaagaaggaagtgaaaaactcgtagaagaattctccgccttgctcctagtgtgttcttgcctcctttgGTCGATAATCCTCTCTAAGAACGTCCCCCTCTACCCTAATAACGTCCCCCTTCCCCCCCTCAAAAGTGAGTTTAAagactatttatatgggataaGGTTAGCATGGGGCGAAATAATACAAGCCCACTTTGAAATAGCCTTTTTAGGATAGCTCGTTCATTCTCTCGTGCGCACGCGAGAGTGAACAAGCgaagttcttctctttttcttttccttctaggTCTCTCGTGCACTTCCATGCCTTTTTGCCATAATACGTTATTTTTTCTCAAGCTTTTTCTCAGCTAACTCGTTCACTCTCTCGTGTGCACGCGAGAGAGAACGAGCAAagttcttcttttgtcttttggtCCTTAATCAACTTCTTTTGCTCATTTTTTGCCCAACATGCTCCTACACATAAGAATGCACGTAGTGAGCATAATTCACTACAAAAACTCATGTAACCTACCGTAACCACACAAGTTATGAGATGAAAGTACACCGAAAAATATGTACCCCATGAGATGTTAATGCTTTGACGTTTGGCCTACCGGGGAGTTTCTTTTACCAAAGGCAAGAAGCAACCCACTTGTGCCTCCAGGTTATGAATAGTTGCTTCTTGCCTTTGGATAGTATCACATAGCCTTTGTATTTGCACTTGTTTCTCATTACTTTATTTCATGAAATACTTTAACATATATTTGATCTCCTTCAGATCAGCTTCTctgggttctttgttcctgttaacctcacaagaaaaagtagaaccatcataataaggggttggggAAGGATAAGACATACAAGTATAATCAGAAAAATAatcatcttgaccaccacacatatcacacatattccacacataagattgagttggtgcacataactcgttctcgggaatattttgacaattttgcaaTGAGTGGTTTTCTCCATAATATGTATAAGGAGGATCAAGagaacggctcaattatataaaaacgtaataagaattcatcctacaaaaggttccatcaaaaccctagataacaaattagttattcataatagtatgcaaaactacaatactagaattcataaccaataatgaaaataagaagaaagaagtgaaaaactcgtaaaaGTATTCTCCGCCTTGCTCTTAGTATGTTCTTGCCTCCTTTGGTCGATAATCCTTTCTAAGAACGTCCCCATCTTCCCTCAAAAGTGAGTTTAAagactatttatatgggatagggtTAACATGGGGCGAAATAATACAAACCCACTTTgaaatagcctttataggataactCGTTCACTCTCTCATGCGCACGCGAGAGTGAACAAGCgaagttcttctctttttcttttccttctaggTCTCTCGTGCACTTCCATTTCTTTTTGCCATAATCGTTGTTTTTTCTCAAGCTTTTCCTCAGCTAGCTCATTCACTCTCTCGTGTGCACGCGAGAGTGAACAAGCAAAGTCCGTCTTTTGTCTTTTGGTCCCGAATCAACttcttttgctcatttttcatcTAACTTGCTCCTACACATAAGAATGCACATAATGAGCATAATTCACTACAAAAACTCATGTAACCTATCGTAACCACACAAGTTATGAGAtaaaaatacaccaaaaatatgtatttttggcCGTTTATCAGCACCCGTAAGACTCTTTGTGGATCCACCCCTATTTAATATAGTATATGTATAAAAGGTAATGCTATTTGATTTATACACAGTAAAATTTTCGGGGATATGTGTTCAACTGCCCGCCCTTCAGCGTATAgaaatatgattttttttgttCTTCGACTGAAATATACATGACTCTTCTAAGTGGGCTACTCCTGAGTCCTGATTACGAGTTGATTAATAGCAACTaggaatatttttattttatgtaacgaggaatgtaAGTGGACACAGG
The sequence above is drawn from the Nicotiana tabacum cultivar K326 chromosome 13, ASM71507v2, whole genome shotgun sequence genome and encodes:
- the LOC107787114 gene encoding uncharacterized protein LOC107787114: MSQLDPTIFKTIVPSRYITFIIPNPLLHLDHFHSQELRISILDSPLPSKPTQIAAMLVPINRESDWIFSTEQGHLQLLLTFSHLSRLIIIGNSPNSPHPTSYNHSPVLSNCIADSSVVEEKLLPLLIELTPTLAFRRTGGGLPEIPEIPFLSYEDGVIRSLVLERCVGQCVGEMLVEDVELELENGDREFRRRLRFKRMPNLVQTQIRIRPKKVDFVDMEGVEFEVVDDGILVNPYLTPMVAGLSVIASYLDAQIGKGIKPKALCLGVGGGALLGFLSSQLGFLVLGVEIDHVVLEVARRYFGLVHGDLVHVCVGDAIEMIEKFATSVENDGLHGCCDLDGSDCLGQFHGKFDVIMVDLDSSNASMGTSAPPLQFLQKSVLLAAKTLLSKDGAVIINVIPSDQSSYKQVIAEFQEVFAGLYEIDVGNGENFVLIASTSEIGHVFCHYQSKFPNKLKQVSGSYVDSIRMI